In the Helianthus annuus cultivar XRQ/B chromosome 11, HanXRQr2.0-SUNRISE, whole genome shotgun sequence genome, one interval contains:
- the LOC110890305 gene encoding mitogen-activated protein kinase kinase kinase 1, with the protein MLLTRSRERNKPSMKLYSRQKQRVAPRRLERRNAIKNIDYDASTSPSSSFDDQFDDQSAHRTRSLDISTLSDRTSFRIEGTEGEFDAICRRLGLSGPDDFAISTADWEKRRSYSPTGGSFPSTSRFNYNNNNNNLVANRDSTEINLSASFESKVSFSDDEVKSDGEDARVLGMDDVVKREEEVRVCTIDEERVGVGVGNECLEVRNGGGLGARVLEDGGQEEVEKARERRRVESGSGIKGVRPPLLAPPPAMSRVTVDNMGSTWDLVRSFAPREDDDDDLGSDGAGDTNVETSGMMTSRIDKTVSTSDEDLASDGPDDANVETSEMMELRTDTAVSPSGSDRFGDEDEGASVVAVDVEGSLLTNGSIRRGFKNWQKGDYLGSGSFGTVYEGFDEHGTFFAVKEVSLLDSGDQGKQSIFQLEQEISLLSQFHHENIVRYLGTDTDAGKLYIFLELVTKGSLARLYQKYELRDSQVSAYTRQILSGLNYLHERKVVHRDIKCANILVDANGFVKLADFGLAKATALNDIKSCKGTPYWMAPEVVNNRSKKGYGLAADIWSLGCTVLEMLTRQIPYSHLEGMQALFRIGRGEPPPIPDTLSTEARDFILKCLQVNPNDRPTAAQLLDHPFVRRRTSMNLGIVSPEYNPTQL; encoded by the exons ATGCTACTGAcgagatctagagagagaaacaaacCGAGCATGAAACTCTACTCCAGGCAAAAGCAGCGTGTAGCACCGAGGCGGTTAGAACGAAGAAACGCCATCAAAAACATCGATTACGACGCCTCAACGTCTCCATCTTCATCGTTTGATGATCAATTTGATGATCAATCGGCTCACAGAACTCGATCACTTGATATTTCCACGTTATCCGACCGAACGAGCTTCCGAATTGAAGGAACTGAAGGTGAATTTGACGCGATTTGCAGGCGGCTAGGGTTATCAGGTCCCGACGATTTCGCTATATCCACGGCGGATTGGGAGAAACGGCGATCGTATTCTCCGACTGGAGGTAGTTTTCCGTCTACTTCTAggtttaattataataataataataataatttggtTGCAAATCGAGATTCAACGGAGATTAATTTATCTGCGAGTTTTGAAAGTAAGGTTAGTTTTAGCGATGATGAGGTTAAATCTGATGGTGAGGATGCTAGGGTTTTGGGGATGGATGATGTTGTTAAGCGTGAGGAAGAAGTTAGGGTTTGTACAATTGATGAGGAGAGGGTTGGAGTTGGAGTTGGAAATGAATGTTTGGAAGTTAGGAATGGTGGTGGTTTAGGTGCTAGGGTTTTGGAAGATGGTGGTCAGGAGGAAGTGGAGAAAGCACGTGAGAGACGACGTGTGGAGAGTGGAAGTGGGATTAAGGGTGTACGGCCGCCGTTACTTGCTCCTCCACCTGCTATGTCGAGAGTGACTGTGGATAATATGGGTTCAACTTGGGATTTGGTTAGGAGTTTTGCTCCTAGGGaggacgatgatgatgatttgggATCGGATGGGGCAGGTGATACGAACGTTGAGACAAGTGGGATGATGACGTCAAGGATTGATAAAACTGTCTCAACGTCTGATGAGGACCTGGCATCAGATGGACCGGATGATGCGAACGTTGAGACAAGCGAGATGATGGAGTTGAGAACCGATACAGCTGTTTCGCCATCTGGTTCAGATAGGTTTGGTGATGAGGATGAAGGGGCCTCTGTCGTGGcggttgatgttgaaggttctctTCTGACCAATGGATCCATCAGGCGCGGTTTTAAAAATTGGCAAAAGGGTGATTATCTTGGAAGCGGTTCTTTTGGCACTGTTTACGAAGGTTTTGACGA ACACGGGACTTTTTTTGCTGTGAAGGAGGTTTCTTTGCTTGATTCAGGTGACCAGGGAAAGCAGAGCATTTTTCAACTTGAACAG GAAATATCTTTATTAAGTCAGTTCCATCATGAGAACATAGTTCGATATCTTGGAACAGATACG GATGCTGGCAAGCTATATATCTTTCTTGAGCTCGTGACTAAAGGATCATTGGCAAGGCTCTACCAAAAGTATGAACTGCGGGATTCCCAAGTGTCAGCTTACACAAGGCAGATATTGAGTGGTTTAAATTACTTGCATGAACGGAAGGTGGTTCATAG GGATATCAAATGTGCTAATATATTGGTTGATGCAAATGGATTTGTAAAGCTTGCAGATTTTGGATTGGCAAAG GCAACCGCATTGAATGACATTAAATCTTGCAAAGGGACTCCATATTGGATGGCTCCAGAG GTTGTTAATAATAGATCAAAGAAGGGTTATGGACTTGCAGCTGATATATGGAGCCTCGGTTGCACTGTGTTGGAGATGTTAACTCGCCAAATCCCGTACTCCCACTTGGAGGGG ATGCAAGCACTGTTTAGAATTGGCAGGGGTGAACCTCCTCCGATACCCGACACATTGTCTACAGAGGCCCGGGATTTCATACTTAAATGCTTGCAAGTCAACCCAAATGACCGCCCTACTGCCGCCCAGCTACTGGACCACCCTTTTGTAAGGAGACGAACGTCTATGAACCTTGGCATTGTGTCTCCAGAATACAATCCCACGCAGTTGTAG